A genomic window from Paramormyrops kingsleyae isolate MSU_618 chromosome 23, PKINGS_0.4, whole genome shotgun sequence includes:
- the sgo1 gene encoding shugoshin 1 isoform X6: MYTTMPRERVNKKSYQESLQNIKGKMKEKRNKRLSLACAASRGVSKMKNKIASNNQTILKNVQSNNKALALALQAEKEKVRQAHIIILQMKKEQQALMLHILLMKKKLKDYEALTNARGLTTEVSLGHPLSLHSLARSIPNCDSKDPIDPREPLKKELCLYFFPLDASPNPGSLISTACGDQAMLPRTVTSRRRRPEIRSSVRRQSLHEQNIPVLSDSPVLKENGNADLDKKPAEAAAPQVPVEDLDAFSMEVRAAEQSTPKAPTRACQDPQKKQQAGPKSRPERGRKPDRVPLKKPWESSKSRARSKSRDRSNTRRKPTPAEKLNVSLGGNDTFDFDCEESVHVTPFRAAGKAADENGPETPIRLGPTVPEEDGVPSKLTSPAPVRPASWDASDPESSSSEDQDDSLYVPRKRTRHPAGAGRDRAQSPARRARSKRRSAVLPRALGKENVSPNRLQALARKSEKQRIFQAVPCDVLAVPAFDPSEVSFQTAGLQPAEQVEDNLSACRGEENTEALIPDVPAVGEAVLHEDGPLCAFTDQATASPGLENCIPETMRKKIRKTFRKTSAGRPRPSSTDSTPVLARKRRCTITVDYKEPTLRSFAEETGLRTPNSCARPYSSRSPGGR; the protein is encoded by the exons AT GTACACCACCATGCCGAGGGAGCGGGTAAACAAGAAGTCCTACCAGGAAAGTCTGCAGAACATCAAGGGAAAgatgaaagaaaaaaggaacAAGCGACTGTCCCTCGCttgtgcagccagcaggggcgtgtccaaaatgaaaaacaaaatcgCCA GTAACAACCAAACTATACTAAAAAACGTCCAATCCAACAACAAGGCTCTGGCTTTGGCACTCCAGGCAGAGAAGGAGAAGGTGCGACAGGCCCACATCATCATTTTGCAGATGAAGAAGGAACAACAGGCATTAATGCTCCACATCCTGCTAATGAAGAAGAAGCTGAAAGACTATGAAGCTCTAACCAATGCGCGT GGTTTAACCACAGAGGTCTCTCTGGGTCATCCTCTCTCTCTTCACTCCCTAGCCAG gAGTATTCCGAATTGTGACAGCAAAGACCCAATAGACCCGCGGGAGCCTTTGAAGAAAG AactgtgtttgtatttttttcctttagatGCATCTCCCAATCCAGGCAGTCTCATCAGTACTGCTTGCGGTGACCAGGCCATGTTGCCGAGGACGGTGACATCACGGCGACGGCGGCCCGAGATCAGAAGTTCCGTTCGAAGACAGTCGCTGCATGAGCAAAACATCCCGGTGTTGTCGGATTCTCCTGTGCTGAAAGAGAATGGGAATGCGGATTTGGACAAGAAGCCAGCAGAGGCTGCAGCCCCACAAGTGCCCGTGGAGGATCTGGATGCCTTCTCCATGGAGGTGAGGGCAGCTGAGCAATCTACACCCAAGGCCCCCACCCGGGCTTGCCAGGACCCACAGAAGAAGCAGCAGGCGGGGCCCAAAAGCAGGCCGGAGAGAGGGCGGAAACCAGACCGAGTGCCACTGAAGAAGCCCTGGGAGAGCAGCAAATCCAGGGCCCGGTCCAAGAGCCGGGATCGGTCCAACACGAGGCGGAAGCCAACCCCTGCCGAGAAGCTTAATGTGTCCCTGGGTGGAAACGACACTTTTGACTTTGACTGTGAGGAGAGCGTACACGTGACACCCTTCAGGGCTGCAGGCAAAGCTGCGGATGAGAACGGCCCGGAGACGCCCATCCGGCTGGGACCCACTGTGCCGGAGGAGGATGGGGTGCCTTCCAAGCTCACCAGCCCGGCTCCAGTCCGCCCAGCTTCTTGGGACGCCTCGGACCCGGAGTCTAGCTCATCTGAGGATCAGGACGACAGCTTGTACGTGCCACGCAAGAGGACCAGGCATCCTGCCGGGGCTGGGAGGGACAGAGCCCAGAGTCCGGCGCGGAGAGCCAGGTCCAAGAGGAGGTCTGCTGTGCTGCCGAGGGCACTGGGGAAGGAGAACGTCTCACCAAACCGGCTCCAGGCTCTGG CTCGTAAAAGTGAAAAACAAAGGATTTTCCAagctgtgccctgtgatgtattAGCTGTTCCTGCGTTTGACCCCTCGGAGGTGTCCTTCCAAACTGCAGGTCTTCAGCCTGCGGAGCAGGTGGAGGACAACCTCTCCG CATGCAGAGGCGAGGAGAACACGGAGGCTCTGATCCCCGATGTGCCAGCCGTCGGGGAGGCTGTTCTTCATGAAGATGGTCCCCTCTGCGCGTTCACTGACCAGGCTACCGCCTCCCCGGGACTCGAGAACTGTATCCCAGAGACAATGCGGAAGAAGATCAGAAAAA CCTTCCGAAAGACCTCAGCCGGTAGGCCACGCCCCTCCAGCACAGACTCCACCCCTGTGCTGGCCCGTAAGCGTCGCTGCACCATCACCGTGGACTACAAAGAGCCCACGCTCA GAAGCTTCGCCGAGGAGACCGGTTTACGGACACCAAATTCCTGCGCTCGCCCATATTCAAGCAGAAGTCCAGGAGGTCGCTGA